Proteins from a single region of Pseudarthrobacter sp. NIBRBAC000502772:
- a CDS encoding ABC transporter substrate-binding protein, with the protein MINRRNFLTTVAIGTASAAALAACGSPAPSQTGSAENPVTINYTWWGNDDRAERTRKAIALFEEKNKDIKVNGNFTDFAGYWQKRATEAAGGGLPDVMQWDLSYMRDYGQRNQLLDLGTVKINTDAFDKSLLPSGQIRGKTYGIPTSTNAFAVYYDPAKLASLGIAEPDGTWTYKEYNDFLAEVGAKGNGALFGGTDYTGVWWMFNIWLRQNNIEAFTEDGKLGFSKDDLKKWWNQAAALRGTPAIVSEERVTQLAPKSPFGSNVTATEVTWDNFMAGYLGDSGAKELKLVPVPSDDKDNLGLFLKPSMLMVASAKTKNKDAAARFIDFMVNDPEVGQIFKTSRGVPASKTQRDGTTFEGTDKLVVDYEKSIEKYLKDAPEPPIVGFGTLEASFKRVSSDLNYGKLTIDGAADAWFKEAEDLIKQNA; encoded by the coding sequence ATGATCAACAGAAGGAATTTCCTCACCACCGTAGCCATCGGCACGGCATCCGCTGCAGCACTGGCTGCGTGTGGCTCACCGGCCCCCAGCCAGACGGGTTCGGCGGAGAATCCTGTCACCATCAACTACACCTGGTGGGGCAACGATGACCGCGCCGAGCGCACCCGCAAGGCGATCGCGCTGTTCGAAGAAAAAAACAAGGACATCAAGGTCAACGGCAACTTCACGGACTTCGCCGGATACTGGCAGAAGCGGGCCACGGAAGCTGCCGGTGGCGGCCTCCCCGACGTGATGCAGTGGGACCTGTCCTACATGCGCGATTACGGCCAGCGTAACCAGCTCCTGGACCTGGGCACGGTCAAGATCAACACGGACGCCTTCGACAAGTCACTCCTGCCATCCGGCCAGATCCGGGGCAAGACCTACGGCATCCCCACCAGCACCAACGCCTTCGCCGTCTACTACGACCCCGCGAAGCTCGCCTCACTTGGAATCGCAGAGCCGGACGGCACCTGGACCTACAAGGAATACAACGACTTCCTGGCCGAGGTCGGAGCCAAGGGCAACGGCGCGCTCTTCGGCGGCACGGACTACACCGGCGTCTGGTGGATGTTCAACATCTGGCTGCGCCAGAACAACATCGAGGCCTTCACCGAGGACGGCAAGCTCGGCTTCAGCAAGGACGACCTTAAGAAATGGTGGAACCAGGCAGCAGCTCTCCGCGGCACCCCTGCCATCGTTTCCGAAGAGCGCGTCACCCAGCTCGCCCCCAAGTCACCCTTTGGCTCGAACGTGACCGCCACGGAAGTCACCTGGGATAACTTCATGGCCGGTTACCTCGGTGACAGCGGCGCCAAGGAGCTCAAGCTCGTCCCGGTTCCCTCCGATGACAAGGACAACCTGGGCCTGTTCCTCAAGCCGTCCATGCTGATGGTGGCCAGCGCCAAGACCAAAAACAAGGACGCCGCCGCCCGGTTCATCGACTTTATGGTCAACGACCCCGAAGTAGGCCAGATCTTCAAGACCTCCCGCGGCGTTCCGGCCTCCAAGACCCAGCGCGACGGCACCACGTTTGAAGGCACGGACAAGCTGGTTGTTGACTACGAGAAGTCCATCGAGAAATACCTCAAGGACGCTCCAGAGCCGCCCATCGTCGGTTTCGGCACGCTGGAAGCCTCCTTCAAGCGGGTCAGCTCTGACCTGAACTACGGCAAGCTCACCATTGACGGCGCGGCCGACGCGTGGTTCAAGGAAGCCGAAGACCTCATCAAGCAGAACGCCTGA
- a CDS encoding beta-galactosidase: MSMQRNSGPASVWSNVEGIAYGGDYNPEQWPADIRLEDLELMKEAGVSFLSVGIFSWALLEPAEGEYNFGWLDEVMDNLAATGLKVALATATAAPPAWLVRKHPEILPVTADGTVLGPGSRRHYTPSSAVYRRYATGITRVIAERYKDHPALALWHVDNELGCHVSEFHGAEDAAAFRTWLGRRYGSIEALNAAWGTAFWSQHYGSFEEILPPGVAPSTLNPGQQLDFQRFNSWALMDYYRELLAVLREVTPGVPCTTNLMASSATKALDYFEWAKDLDVIANDHYLVAADPERQIELAFSADLTRGIAGGEPWILMEHSTSAVNWQPRNQPKMPGEMLRNSLAHVARGADAVMFFQWRQSFAGSEKFHSAMVPHGGRDTRVWREVVELGSALKRLAPVRGSRVESRVAIVFDYEAWWANEIDSKPSEDVKYLDVLRAFHRSLFLRGIAVDMVHPSSSLEGYGLVLVCTLYSVTDAAAANIAAAARAGATVLVTYFSGIVDEQDHVRMGGYPGAFRELLGIRVEEFHPLLAGGQLKLSDGGVASVWSEHVHLAGAEAVQTFTEYPLEGVPSLTRHAVGSGAAWYLATFPDRDGVEAIVDRLLAESGVAPVAAADRGVELVRRRADDGGSFLFAINHSRSAAAVEAAGVDLLTGAAFAGTVAAGSVAVIAED; the protein is encoded by the coding sequence ATGAGCATGCAGCGTAATTCCGGTCCGGCCAGCGTCTGGAGCAACGTGGAAGGGATCGCCTACGGCGGCGATTACAACCCTGAACAGTGGCCCGCGGACATCCGGCTGGAAGACCTGGAGCTCATGAAGGAAGCCGGCGTCAGTTTCCTGAGCGTGGGCATCTTCTCGTGGGCCTTGCTCGAACCGGCTGAGGGCGAATACAACTTCGGCTGGCTGGATGAAGTGATGGACAATCTCGCCGCCACCGGGCTCAAGGTTGCCCTGGCAACCGCAACCGCTGCTCCCCCGGCCTGGCTGGTCCGCAAACACCCGGAAATCCTGCCGGTCACCGCTGACGGAACCGTGCTGGGACCGGGCTCCCGGCGGCACTACACACCGTCGTCGGCCGTTTACCGCCGGTATGCCACCGGCATCACCCGGGTGATCGCCGAGCGGTACAAGGACCACCCTGCGCTGGCGCTATGGCACGTGGATAACGAGCTCGGCTGCCACGTCTCCGAGTTCCATGGCGCGGAGGACGCCGCGGCGTTCCGCACGTGGCTGGGGCGCCGGTACGGCAGCATCGAGGCGCTGAACGCGGCCTGGGGCACGGCGTTCTGGTCCCAGCACTACGGTTCCTTCGAGGAGATCCTGCCGCCCGGCGTCGCGCCTTCCACGCTGAATCCGGGCCAGCAGCTGGACTTCCAACGGTTCAATTCGTGGGCCCTGATGGACTACTACCGGGAGCTGCTGGCGGTTCTGCGGGAGGTCACCCCTGGGGTCCCCTGCACCACCAACCTGATGGCGTCCAGCGCCACGAAGGCACTGGACTACTTCGAGTGGGCCAAGGACCTGGATGTCATCGCCAACGACCACTACCTCGTGGCTGCGGATCCCGAGCGTCAGATCGAACTCGCGTTCAGCGCGGACCTGACCCGGGGAATCGCGGGCGGCGAGCCGTGGATCCTGATGGAACATTCGACGTCGGCCGTCAACTGGCAGCCGCGCAACCAGCCCAAGATGCCCGGCGAAATGCTGCGCAACTCCCTGGCCCATGTGGCCCGTGGAGCGGATGCGGTGATGTTTTTCCAGTGGCGGCAGAGCTTCGCCGGGTCCGAGAAATTCCACTCCGCAATGGTCCCGCACGGCGGCCGCGACACACGGGTGTGGCGCGAGGTGGTGGAGCTCGGGTCTGCCCTGAAGCGGCTCGCACCGGTGCGCGGCTCACGGGTGGAATCCCGCGTGGCGATCGTGTTCGACTACGAAGCCTGGTGGGCCAACGAAATCGACTCCAAACCGAGCGAGGACGTGAAGTACCTGGACGTACTGCGGGCGTTCCACCGGTCGCTGTTCCTGCGCGGGATCGCGGTGGATATGGTCCATCCTTCTTCGTCCTTGGAGGGCTACGGCCTGGTCCTGGTGTGCACGCTCTATTCGGTGACGGACGCAGCCGCTGCCAACATCGCTGCTGCCGCGCGGGCCGGAGCCACGGTGCTGGTGACGTATTTCAGCGGGATTGTGGACGAGCAGGACCACGTCCGGATGGGCGGCTACCCCGGCGCTTTCCGGGAGCTGCTGGGGATCCGCGTGGAGGAATTCCACCCGCTGCTGGCCGGCGGGCAGTTGAAGCTGAGCGACGGCGGGGTGGCTTCCGTGTGGAGCGAGCACGTCCACCTCGCGGGGGCCGAAGCGGTGCAGACCTTCACCGAGTATCCGTTGGAGGGCGTGCCGTCGCTGACGCGGCATGCGGTTGGCTCCGGTGCTGCCTGGTACCTGGCGACGTTCCCGGACCGCGACGGCGTTGAAGCGATCGTGGACCGGCTGCTGGCCGAGTCCGGCGTCGCTCCCGTTGCCGCCGCCGACCGCGGTGTGGAACTCGTACGTCGACGGGCCGACGACGGCGGCAGCTTCCTGTTCGCGATCAACCACTCACGCTCAGCCGCGGCGGTGGAGGCCGCCGGCGTTGACCTGCTGACGGGCGCGGCGTTTGCGGGGACTGTTGCAGCCGGTTCCGTTGCGGTGATCGCGGAGGACTGA
- a CDS encoding carbohydrate ABC transporter permease: MMKTEISEVQTPEAPEAVVSFRVAPPRKTKANRDSRGSRARSRINTVVLYAILVLLSIPFIYPTVWMIFSSFKPTSEIFSQPPRLWPVEWTLDGFAKIFTAQPFLQQYGNSLYIAFIVTAGSLAVSGLAGYAFARMRFPFRNTMFVILLASMMVPSEVTIIPIFTAVNAIGLTDTHWPLILMPLLGPSSVVSVFIFRQYFLSLPGELEEAARLDGLGRVGIFTRIAFPLARPAIAAVTILTFLRSFNMYFEPLIFLTTPEKFTVALGITRYQDGYGEPLWTTQLGAASLTVIPILIVFLLAQKQFIEGIAGTGVKG; the protein is encoded by the coding sequence ATGATGAAAACTGAAATTTCTGAGGTCCAGACTCCGGAGGCCCCTGAAGCCGTTGTCTCGTTCCGGGTAGCGCCTCCACGAAAAACCAAGGCAAACCGCGATTCGCGCGGATCGCGCGCCCGCAGTCGCATCAACACCGTGGTGCTCTATGCGATCCTCGTCCTCCTCTCGATCCCGTTTATCTATCCGACGGTTTGGATGATCTTCAGCTCGTTCAAGCCGACGTCGGAGATCTTCTCGCAGCCGCCCAGGCTCTGGCCGGTGGAGTGGACGCTGGATGGGTTTGCGAAGATCTTCACGGCTCAGCCGTTCCTGCAGCAGTACGGGAACTCGCTGTACATCGCGTTCATCGTAACGGCGGGATCGCTCGCCGTATCGGGGCTGGCGGGCTACGCGTTTGCGCGGATGCGGTTTCCGTTCCGTAACACCATGTTTGTGATCCTTCTTGCCTCCATGATGGTCCCCAGTGAAGTAACGATCATCCCGATCTTCACGGCGGTGAACGCGATAGGGCTCACCGACACCCATTGGCCGCTCATCCTGATGCCCCTGCTTGGTCCCTCCTCGGTGGTGTCGGTGTTCATCTTCCGGCAGTACTTCCTGTCGCTGCCAGGTGAACTTGAGGAGGCCGCTCGACTGGACGGGCTGGGGCGAGTGGGCATCTTCACGCGAATCGCATTCCCGCTTGCGCGGCCGGCGATCGCGGCGGTCACAATCCTTACGTTCCTACGGTCGTTCAACATGTACTTTGAACCGCTGATCTTCCTGACAACCCCGGAGAAATTTACTGTGGCGCTGGGAATCACGCGGTATCAGGACGGGTATGGCGAGCCGCTGTGGACCACCCAGCTCGGAGCAGCGTCGCTCACGGTGATCCCGATCCTGATTGTTTTCCTCCTAGCGCAGAAGCAGTTCATCGAAGGAATCGCCGGCACGGGGGTGAAAGGCTAA
- a CDS encoding carbohydrate ABC transporter permease, with amino-acid sequence MSSATRTRAMTRPVRRRLDGGDRWIGLAFVAPQFIGVLVLGIIPFIAVIWYSLNEWTPLTGTFNFIGIDNYTQLFGDQRFYNSLRSSFLFGAGIVTLNLVLALSLALLLNNRMRGIATFRAFFFSPVVVSIISWSIVWNFLLAPEGGLNGMLAMFGIDGAGWLTSPATALPSVVVIQVFKGVGMNMVLFLAALQGVPGEIKEAARLDGAGPRRSFFSITLPMISPTVLLAGILTTIGSLEVFAPIQLLTQGGPADSTLILPYFLYQTAFQQQQFGYASAIGVVLFTVILVLTMVQWMSRKKWVNDEN; translated from the coding sequence GTGTCGTCCGCAACCCGCACGCGGGCGATGACTCGCCCGGTCCGGCGGCGCCTCGATGGAGGCGACCGCTGGATAGGACTGGCGTTCGTCGCCCCACAGTTCATCGGTGTTCTGGTGCTCGGTATCATCCCTTTCATCGCGGTCATCTGGTACAGCCTGAACGAATGGACTCCGCTCACCGGCACCTTTAACTTCATTGGGATCGACAACTACACCCAACTGTTTGGCGACCAGCGGTTCTATAACTCCCTCCGGTCGAGTTTCCTCTTTGGTGCCGGGATCGTCACGCTTAATCTTGTTCTTGCGCTCAGCCTCGCGCTGCTCCTCAACAATCGGATGCGCGGCATAGCCACCTTCCGTGCGTTTTTCTTCTCGCCGGTTGTGGTGTCGATCATCTCCTGGTCGATCGTCTGGAACTTCCTCCTCGCTCCGGAGGGCGGTCTCAACGGCATGCTTGCGATGTTTGGCATTGACGGCGCCGGATGGCTGACCAGTCCGGCGACGGCGCTTCCGTCGGTTGTTGTTATCCAGGTGTTCAAGGGGGTTGGCATGAACATGGTGCTGTTCCTCGCGGCGCTGCAGGGGGTTCCGGGGGAGATCAAGGAGGCCGCACGATTGGATGGGGCGGGGCCGCGTCGGTCGTTCTTTTCCATCACGCTGCCGATGATTTCGCCGACGGTCCTCCTCGCCGGCATTCTCACCACCATCGGTTCGCTGGAGGTGTTCGCACCGATCCAGTTGCTGACCCAGGGCGGACCAGCCGACTCGACGCTGATCTTGCCATATTTCCTATACCAGACCGCGTTTCAGCAGCAGCAGTTCGGGTATGCCAGTGCCATCGGCGTTGTGCTCTTCACCGTGATTCTCGTATTGACCATGGTGCAGTGGATGTCGCGCAAGAAGTGGGTTAATGATGAAAACTGA
- a CDS encoding sugar ABC transporter substrate-binding protein: protein MDLTMAVWSANKDHLALFDKIAEGYLADNSEVNSITFETITNQDYIAGLTTRIAGGNVPDLAWIPEANAPEFIQSGVLADLTDTFKSADGYNLDDLLPSATALWEKEGALYAYPFSNSPFAMYVNRDILKAAGQPDVSALVGTSEYTWDTIADIAAAVKATTGNSGLVVPSFSPTTWDNLTPLWASWGAAPWTDDSTSCTFSKPAMVDFLSWFQTQTDRGAMPAVTTVAQNPVFATGNVAFSVAQLSASGALDDSFEWDFLPLPAGPDGKQGVIGQAGIGVVAKSKHVDASTDFLAYFTNAVNSEKLATYFPPSRKSLMNIETLSAAAPKLSERQIQSAIIDVVPDAIVKASSPVYSRVTGLVSSALDSVWTGGDVAAATSAVCNAAQPVLGR from the coding sequence GTGGACCTAACGATGGCCGTCTGGTCGGCAAACAAGGACCACCTCGCACTGTTCGACAAGATCGCCGAAGGCTACCTCGCCGATAACAGCGAGGTGAACTCGATCACTTTCGAGACGATCACTAACCAGGACTACATAGCCGGCCTCACCACCCGCATCGCCGGCGGCAACGTTCCGGATCTTGCCTGGATCCCCGAGGCGAACGCCCCGGAATTCATTCAGAGTGGAGTTCTCGCAGACCTCACCGACACTTTCAAGAGCGCCGATGGCTACAACCTCGACGACCTCTTGCCGAGTGCGACCGCGCTCTGGGAGAAGGAGGGCGCTCTCTACGCCTACCCGTTCTCGAACAGCCCGTTCGCAATGTACGTGAACCGTGACATCCTCAAAGCAGCCGGACAGCCAGACGTGTCAGCACTCGTGGGCACGAGTGAGTACACCTGGGACACGATCGCCGACATCGCAGCGGCCGTCAAGGCGACCACAGGGAACTCTGGATTGGTTGTTCCCTCCTTCTCGCCGACTACTTGGGACAACCTCACCCCGCTTTGGGCATCGTGGGGCGCCGCACCCTGGACGGATGACTCCACCAGCTGCACGTTCAGCAAACCCGCGATGGTTGATTTCCTCTCCTGGTTCCAGACCCAGACAGATCGCGGTGCCATGCCCGCCGTCACCACGGTGGCGCAGAACCCGGTTTTTGCCACAGGCAACGTAGCGTTCAGCGTGGCGCAGCTCAGCGCATCGGGTGCCCTCGACGACAGCTTCGAGTGGGATTTCCTTCCGCTGCCCGCGGGCCCGGATGGTAAGCAGGGTGTGATCGGCCAGGCCGGCATCGGTGTGGTGGCGAAGAGCAAGCACGTGGATGCCTCGACCGACTTTCTGGCGTACTTCACAAACGCCGTGAACTCGGAGAAGCTCGCCACCTACTTCCCGCCGTCTCGCAAGTCACTCATGAACATTGAGACGCTCTCGGCCGCCGCCCCGAAGCTCAGCGAGCGACAGATCCAGTCGGCGATCATCGACGTGGTTCCCGACGCAATCGTCAAGGCCTCGAGTCCCGTCTACTCGCGGGTGACCGGTCTTGTGAGCTCGGCTCTTGATTCGGTGTGGACTGGTGGAGATGTCGCAGCCGCGACCTCCGCCGTCTGCAATGCCGCTCAGCCCGTCCTCGGACGCTGA
- a CDS encoding LacI family DNA-binding transcriptional regulator: MSAKKRATASLSDIAEQAGVSISTVSKVANGQPDVAAATRKRVERLLAESSYVPLKRRHIAPQERITFLTRTMNSPLTLDVLRGAAAEAQAHDLDLVISVHPDDTDLRWIDDLGGGRTAVVAVRPTLDADQRARFRLLGIPLIVVDPYTRPDDVSYSVGATNWAGGLEATEHLIAAGHRRIGMLTGVADTQSSLARQHGYLAALGARGIPADPELIRHGEFSYDSGLADGTTLLSLPNPPTAIFAASDFQAAGVIEAARRQGVRVPEDLSVIGFDDQIVARMTAPQLTSVRQPSEEMGKHAVRVARQLLLGEEPMARHTELATTLVVRGSVGEPRVR; encoded by the coding sequence ATGAGCGCGAAGAAGCGTGCAACAGCGTCGCTCTCGGATATTGCTGAGCAAGCGGGGGTCTCTATCTCCACCGTTTCGAAGGTTGCAAACGGGCAGCCCGATGTCGCTGCAGCCACGCGAAAGCGCGTCGAAAGGCTGCTGGCCGAGAGCAGCTATGTGCCGCTGAAGCGGCGCCACATTGCGCCTCAGGAGCGCATCACATTTCTCACGCGCACCATGAACTCTCCCCTCACGCTCGACGTCCTTCGCGGGGCGGCGGCCGAGGCGCAAGCGCATGATCTTGATCTTGTGATCTCGGTGCATCCGGACGACACGGATCTGAGGTGGATCGATGACCTCGGCGGCGGCCGCACGGCCGTCGTGGCCGTGCGACCGACGCTGGACGCAGACCAGCGCGCCCGCTTCCGCCTGCTCGGAATTCCGCTCATCGTGGTGGATCCGTACACTCGTCCGGATGACGTGTCTTACAGTGTTGGTGCCACCAACTGGGCGGGCGGACTAGAAGCTACCGAGCACCTCATTGCAGCGGGCCACCGCAGGATCGGGATGCTCACCGGTGTTGCCGATACCCAGTCGTCCCTCGCCAGGCAGCACGGGTATCTCGCCGCTCTGGGTGCGCGCGGCATCCCGGCGGATCCGGAGCTGATCCGACACGGCGAGTTCTCCTACGACTCCGGCCTGGCCGACGGCACCACGCTCCTGAGTCTCCCCAACCCGCCCACCGCGATCTTCGCCGCGAGCGATTTTCAGGCCGCCGGGGTAATCGAGGCTGCGCGGCGCCAAGGCGTGCGCGTGCCTGAGGACCTCAGTGTGATCGGCTTTGACGACCAGATTGTTGCGCGGATGACGGCGCCTCAGCTAACCAGTGTTCGGCAGCCGTCAGAGGAGATGGGCAAACATGCGGTGCGCGTCGCGCGGCAGCTCCTCCTAGGGGAAGAGCCGATGGCGCGTCACACCGAGTTGGCGACAACGCTTGTGGTGCGCGGTTCAGTCGGCGAACCCCGCGTTCGATAA
- a CDS encoding FAD-dependent oxidoreductase — MMTEQDTEILIVGGGVGGVSAALAALERGRRVVLTEETDWLGGQLTTQLVPSDEHIRVETTGRNASYARFRDLLRSHYRDFYPLTDEAAADAHLNPGAGWVSPVCVEPRVILSVIDGLLRPFVSAGQLTILLETRPVSVATSWDRIDAVTFETADGAEIVVSASVVLDATELGDLLELGGVEHVTGRESREQTGEPSAADTADLLDMQGVTWCFAIDHRDGEDHTIDRPARYEHFRDWRPSQLHGERILGFGRAPEHSGDPARAYLLTPNPDDDPSGIDVDHRNMGAAPELWTYRRILARRQFQPGFFASDVTIVNWPMNDYIGGPLFGTPDAAEHRAAAKELSESLLYWLQTEAPRPDGGTGWPGLRLRPDIAGTADGFAKVPYYRESRRILAERTIVEQDFSVEILGDNPAVSYPDSVGVGHYFWIDRHPSTGGHPGGGGRPQPFEIPLGALIPRRVDNLLAAAKNIGTTQITNGSYRLQPVEWSIGEAAGAIASFAVAGAITPRAVRNDERLLATFQDDLVAHGAQLRWDPALRW, encoded by the coding sequence ATGATGACCGAGCAAGACACCGAAATCCTGATCGTGGGCGGAGGCGTTGGCGGTGTCTCCGCAGCCCTCGCGGCACTGGAGCGCGGACGGCGCGTTGTCCTCACGGAGGAAACGGACTGGCTCGGTGGGCAGCTCACGACACAGCTGGTGCCGAGCGACGAGCACATCCGTGTCGAAACGACCGGACGCAACGCGAGCTATGCACGATTCCGCGATCTGCTGCGCTCCCACTACCGCGACTTCTATCCGCTCACCGACGAGGCGGCCGCCGACGCGCATCTCAACCCCGGTGCCGGCTGGGTCAGCCCGGTCTGCGTTGAGCCTCGCGTGATCCTCTCGGTGATCGACGGCCTGCTTCGCCCCTTTGTCTCGGCGGGGCAGCTAACCATCCTGCTCGAGACACGACCCGTCTCCGTTGCCACGTCCTGGGACCGCATCGACGCGGTCACGTTTGAGACCGCAGACGGTGCCGAGATCGTGGTCTCGGCGTCCGTTGTGCTCGACGCGACGGAACTTGGCGATCTGCTGGAGCTCGGTGGCGTGGAGCACGTGACCGGTCGTGAGTCCCGCGAACAGACTGGTGAGCCGAGCGCCGCCGATACGGCCGACCTGCTCGACATGCAGGGGGTGACTTGGTGTTTTGCCATAGATCATCGAGACGGCGAGGATCACACGATCGATCGCCCCGCCCGTTATGAACACTTCCGCGACTGGCGGCCCTCGCAGCTGCACGGCGAGCGGATTCTGGGCTTCGGGCGGGCACCGGAGCACTCCGGCGATCCCGCTCGGGCGTATCTGCTCACGCCGAACCCCGACGATGACCCGTCTGGGATCGACGTGGACCACCGCAACATGGGCGCAGCGCCGGAGCTGTGGACGTACCGTCGCATTCTCGCTCGTCGGCAGTTCCAGCCCGGCTTCTTCGCCAGCGACGTCACGATCGTCAACTGGCCCATGAACGACTACATCGGCGGCCCACTCTTTGGCACCCCGGATGCGGCAGAGCACCGAGCCGCGGCGAAGGAACTGAGCGAATCCCTGCTTTACTGGCTGCAGACCGAGGCACCTCGCCCCGATGGTGGCACCGGATGGCCGGGATTGCGTCTTCGTCCCGATATCGCCGGCACGGCCGATGGCTTCGCCAAGGTGCCCTACTACCGGGAGTCGCGGCGTATCCTGGCCGAGCGGACGATCGTGGAGCAGGACTTCTCCGTTGAGATCCTCGGCGACAACCCGGCGGTCTCGTATCCGGACTCGGTGGGCGTCGGCCACTATTTCTGGATTGATCGGCATCCCTCCACCGGTGGACATCCCGGCGGGGGTGGACGACCGCAGCCGTTTGAAATCCCGCTCGGCGCGCTCATCCCCCGCCGCGTCGACAACCTCCTCGCAGCCGCGAAGAATATCGGCACCACGCAGATCACAAATGGCAGCTATCGGCTGCAGCCAGTCGAGTGGTCGATTGGCGAGGCCGCGGGCGCGATTGCGTCGTTTGCGGTGGCGGGCGCCATCACCCCGCGGGCGGTTCGCAACGATGAGCGCCTCCTCGCCACATTCCAGGACGACCTGGTTGCCCATGGGGCACAGCTGCGCTGGGACCCGGCGCTGCGCTGGTAG
- a CDS encoding glycoside hydrolase family 35 protein, producing MTTSTTTSTRPNLGDEPNMAELGQFPTAAALTYDGNGFFRHGRSHRILAGAIHYFRVHPGQWEDRLSRLKAMGLNTVDTYVAWNFHQPRATDVPDFSGWRDLERFIELAGSLGMDVIVRPGPYICAEWDNGGLPNWVTGRDDIALRCSDPVFQSQVEEWFDHLLPIIERQQAANGGPVVAVQIENEYGSYGDDHSYIRWNRDALLDRGITELLFTADGGTDYYLDGGAIEGTLAAATLGSRGDEAIEIWKRRRPGEPFLNIEFWNGWFDHWGEKHNTRDAADAAAEIRKILDGGGSICLYMAHGGTNFGLGSGSNHDGTKLQPTVTSYDSDAPVAEHGALTEKFHALRAEFLRLGTGSQEIPAELLARTPTLSPRQLALTRGPRMLDVVRHAAAPVRSLRPLSFEDLGLPAGMILYRAQASLPDRDTTIRIVDLHDRAYVHVNGQFVGLLDANSGWDGVTVRGDGSEVELEIVVENQGYINYGPRYGERKGILGGVLIDQRYVFHWDQTPVALADFDAARLAELQTAASGSTPETHTPETHTPNGLATATFLIDEPADTFIALPGFAKGFLWINGVLLGRYWQEGPQVTLYVPGPLLSPGENTIVVLELENFGVELELELRAQPELGSTTRHQESLL from the coding sequence ATGACAACCAGCACCACCACATCCACCCGGCCAAACCTCGGCGATGAACCGAACATGGCCGAGCTCGGACAATTCCCAACAGCGGCCGCGCTCACCTACGACGGGAACGGATTCTTCCGTCACGGCCGATCCCACCGAATCCTGGCCGGGGCCATCCACTACTTCCGCGTCCATCCCGGCCAATGGGAGGATCGTCTGTCCCGGCTCAAGGCTATGGGCCTGAACACCGTCGATACCTACGTTGCCTGGAATTTCCACCAGCCGCGCGCAACTGACGTGCCGGACTTCAGCGGCTGGCGCGATCTGGAACGCTTCATAGAACTCGCAGGCAGCCTCGGCATGGACGTCATCGTCAGGCCTGGCCCGTACATCTGCGCAGAATGGGACAACGGAGGCCTGCCGAACTGGGTCACAGGCCGCGACGACATCGCCTTGCGTTGCAGTGACCCGGTTTTCCAGTCCCAGGTCGAAGAGTGGTTCGACCACCTTCTCCCGATCATCGAACGCCAGCAGGCCGCCAACGGGGGCCCCGTCGTCGCCGTCCAAATCGAAAACGAATACGGCAGTTACGGGGATGACCACAGCTATATCCGCTGGAACCGCGACGCACTACTGGACCGGGGGATTACCGAGCTGCTTTTCACCGCGGATGGGGGCACCGATTACTATCTCGACGGCGGCGCCATCGAAGGCACCCTGGCGGCAGCCACGTTGGGGAGCCGCGGGGACGAGGCCATCGAAATATGGAAACGGCGCCGTCCTGGTGAACCCTTCCTGAATATCGAGTTCTGGAACGGCTGGTTTGACCACTGGGGCGAGAAGCACAACACCCGCGACGCCGCGGATGCTGCCGCAGAAATACGGAAGATCCTTGACGGGGGCGGTTCGATTTGCCTGTACATGGCCCACGGCGGCACCAACTTTGGTCTCGGCTCCGGAAGCAACCACGACGGGACCAAACTGCAGCCCACCGTGACGAGCTATGACTCGGACGCTCCGGTGGCCGAACACGGTGCACTGACCGAGAAGTTCCACGCGCTCCGGGCCGAGTTCCTGCGGCTGGGAACGGGGAGCCAAGAAATACCAGCCGAGCTCCTCGCCCGGACGCCCACACTTTCCCCCCGGCAGCTTGCACTCACCCGCGGGCCACGGATGTTGGACGTGGTCCGCCATGCGGCCGCCCCGGTACGGAGTCTCCGGCCACTCAGCTTCGAAGACCTGGGGCTGCCGGCCGGCATGATCCTGTATCGAGCCCAGGCCAGCCTGCCTGACCGCGACACCACCATCAGGATCGTGGACCTGCACGACCGCGCCTATGTCCATGTCAACGGGCAATTCGTTGGTCTGCTGGATGCCAACAGCGGCTGGGACGGTGTAACCGTCAGGGGCGACGGATCCGAAGTGGAGCTCGAAATAGTGGTTGAGAATCAGGGCTACATCAACTACGGACCACGCTACGGAGAGCGGAAGGGCATCCTGGGGGGAGTCCTCATTGACCAGCGCTACGTGTTCCACTGGGACCAGACGCCGGTGGCCCTCGCCGATTTCGACGCGGCCCGGCTTGCAGAACTCCAGACCGCAGCAAGCGGCTCCACCCCGGAGACACATACCCCGGAGACTCATACACCGAACGGCCTGGCGACCGCCACCTTCCTCATCGATGAACCGGCCGACACGTTCATTGCCCTGCCCGGTTTCGCCAAGGGGTTCCTGTGGATCAATGGAGTACTGCTTGGCCGCTACTGGCAGGAGGGACCCCAAGTAACCCTCTACGTTCCGGGCCCGCTGCTGTCACCCGGAGAGAACACCATCGTCGTCCTGGAACTCGAGAATTTTGGCGTGGAACTGGAACTGGAATTGCGGGCACAACCGGAACTCGGCTCGACCACAAGGCATCAGGAGTCCCTCCTCTGA